The Candidatus Eisenbacteria bacterium genome window below encodes:
- a CDS encoding radical SAM protein translates to MGYLDYLQHGTKLFRKKGQLPVYLVYFITDACNAKCKHCLLADGAHPGWEEPSMTYRKQELSLEEIDKVSASMGKGSLMFLLPTGGEPFLRKDIGEIVKIFHKNTGVRNVGIPTNGSTTARTVSIVKDLVESCPDLDLHIDVSLDGVGELHDEIRVFPGLFKRSIETYKALREVEKHHKNFSVQVETTVSKHNEDVLIENYEWFRKNLDVDTVFTLLTRGSPKEPLTKFFDVEKYQAYADHMEREYKSGSLSGYDHFPFADFINAKRILRHNLIAKIVRTNEYQIPCYAGNLGGAMFANGDIYPCELLIDRKLGNIRDAGYDFKKIWFSKEAEASRKFIRESKCFCTYECFLTINILFNPMMMPAVLKEWSSLKMRKLWRRLSGKPAPASLATCGAKSATSAAAGAA, encoded by the coding sequence ATGGGCTACCTCGACTACCTGCAGCACGGCACGAAGCTGTTCCGCAAGAAGGGCCAGCTCCCCGTGTATCTCGTCTACTTCATCACCGACGCCTGCAACGCGAAGTGCAAGCACTGTCTGCTCGCCGACGGCGCGCATCCCGGATGGGAAGAGCCGTCGATGACGTACCGCAAGCAGGAGCTCTCGCTCGAGGAGATCGACAAGGTGAGCGCCAGCATGGGGAAGGGGAGTCTGATGTTCCTCCTGCCCACCGGCGGCGAGCCCTTCCTGCGCAAGGACATCGGCGAGATCGTCAAGATCTTCCACAAGAACACGGGCGTGCGGAACGTCGGCATCCCGACCAACGGCTCGACGACGGCGCGCACCGTCTCGATCGTGAAGGACCTGGTCGAGTCGTGCCCGGACCTGGATCTCCACATCGACGTCTCGCTCGACGGCGTGGGCGAGCTGCACGACGAGATCCGCGTCTTCCCCGGGCTCTTCAAGCGTTCGATCGAGACCTACAAGGCGCTGCGTGAGGTCGAGAAGCACCACAAGAACTTCAGCGTCCAAGTGGAGACGACGGTCTCCAAGCACAACGAAGACGTGCTGATCGAGAACTACGAGTGGTTCCGCAAGAACCTCGACGTCGACACGGTCTTCACGTTGCTCACGCGGGGCTCGCCGAAGGAGCCGCTCACGAAGTTCTTCGACGTGGAGAAGTACCAGGCGTACGCCGACCACATGGAGCGCGAATACAAGAGCGGGTCGCTCAGCGGCTACGACCACTTCCCGTTCGCGGACTTCATCAACGCGAAGCGCATCCTGCGACACAACTTGATCGCGAAGATCGTCCGCACGAACGAGTACCAGATCCCGTGCTACGCCGGGAACCTCGGGGGCGCGATGTTCGCCAACGGCGACATCTACCCGTGCGAGCTCCTGATCGACCGCAAGCTCGGCAACATCCGGGACGCCGGCTACGACTTCAAGAAGATCTGGTTCAGCAAGGAAGCCGAGGCGAGCCGGAAGTTCATCCGCGAATCGAAGTGCTTCTGCACGTACGAGTGCTTCCTCACCATCAACATCCTGTTCAACCCCATGATGATGCCCGCGGTGCTGAAGGAGTGGTCGAGCCTCAAGATGCGGAAGCTGTGGCGGCGCCTGTCGGGAAAACCCGCGCCCGCGTCCCTCGCGACCTGCGGCGCCAAATCCGCCACCTCGGCCGCCGCCGGCGCGGCCTGA
- a CDS encoding glycosyltransferase family 2 protein, with protein MFLGKRISVVIPCHNEEEGVRAVIEQMPPVVDEILVVDNASTDRTSEVAQSLGARVVFEGRKGYGRAYRTGFAKARGDVIVTMDGDGTYPPNSIPLLVQVLVTEKLDFMTARRWRSKSDKSKSPLRLLGNAVLSSATMVLFRRFLVDSQSGMWVFRRDALPLFQPESDTMALSQEIKILAFTNPKVRCLEMPIYYGERVGESKLNLWKDGFGNLFQLFKLRMTLGRRRRAGATVTPLPAADDAAVEQPEKVRASQSS; from the coding sequence ATGTTCCTCGGTAAGCGCATCTCGGTCGTGATTCCGTGCCACAACGAAGAAGAGGGCGTACGTGCGGTCATCGAGCAGATGCCGCCGGTGGTCGACGAGATCCTGGTGGTCGACAACGCGTCGACCGACCGGACCTCCGAGGTCGCGCAGTCGCTCGGCGCGCGGGTCGTCTTCGAGGGGCGCAAGGGCTACGGCCGCGCCTACCGGACGGGCTTCGCGAAGGCGCGCGGCGACGTCATCGTCACGATGGACGGCGATGGGACGTACCCGCCGAACTCGATCCCGCTCCTCGTCCAGGTGCTGGTCACCGAGAAGCTCGACTTCATGACCGCGCGGCGTTGGCGCTCCAAGAGCGACAAGTCGAAGAGCCCGCTGCGCCTGCTCGGCAACGCCGTCCTCTCGAGCGCGACGATGGTGCTCTTCCGGCGCTTCCTGGTCGATTCCCAGTCGGGCATGTGGGTGTTCCGGCGCGATGCGCTGCCGCTCTTCCAGCCCGAGAGCGACACCATGGCGCTCTCGCAGGAAATCAAGATCCTCGCCTTCACGAACCCGAAGGTGCGCTGCCTGGAGATGCCGATCTACTACGGCGAGCGCGTGGGGGAGAGTAAGCTCAACCTGTGGAAGGACGGCTTCGGAAACCTGTTCCAGCTCTTCAAGCTGCGGATGACGCTCGGCCGCCGGCGGCGGGCGGGCGCGACCGTGACGCCGCTTCCGGCCGCCGACGACGCGGCGGTGGAGCAGCCGGAGAAGGTTCGGGCATCCCAGAGCAGCTGA
- a CDS encoding isoprenylcysteine carboxylmethyltransferase family protein, with product MIAGAAYVVLVLALFVRFRDPAAPAPLGATPGVGEPLRLVAVHHAIFYALLLVVCPVEALLTGGAPGGRLMGGLLFAAGVALYRWGVAALGDALSPLVGPRPDGRLVTEGPYRLVRHPMYLGQLLIAFGAPLTLGCRYALAVSSAAAIVLVVRVRLEENALAHAYPEYRRYAGRAWRLIPFVF from the coding sequence ATGATCGCGGGCGCCGCGTACGTCGTGCTGGTGCTGGCGCTCTTCGTCCGCTTCCGAGATCCGGCGGCGCCGGCGCCGCTCGGCGCGACGCCCGGGGTCGGAGAGCCGCTGCGGCTGGTCGCCGTCCATCATGCGATCTTCTACGCGCTCCTGCTCGTGGTGTGTCCGGTCGAGGCACTCCTCACCGGCGGCGCACCGGGCGGACGTCTCATGGGGGGGCTCTTGTTCGCGGCCGGCGTCGCCCTCTATCGCTGGGGGGTGGCGGCGCTCGGCGACGCGCTCTCGCCGCTGGTCGGCCCGCGGCCGGACGGCCGCCTCGTGACCGAGGGGCCGTACCGGCTGGTTCGCCATCCGATGTATCTGGGGCAGCTCCTGATCGCGTTCGGCGCCCCGCTGACCCTCGGCTGTCGCTACGCGCTCGCAGTGTCGTCTGCCGCGGCAATCGTGCTGGTCGTTCGCGTTCGATTGGAAGAGAATGCGCTCGCGCATGCGTACCCCGAGTATCGACGGTACGCAGGACGCGCATGGCGGCTCATTCCCTTCGTGTTCTGA
- a CDS encoding alkaline phosphatase family protein, translating to MALGMTFPKLLVIGLDSAAPALVFDRWRDELPTLRALRERGACGRLLSTNPPITVPAWTAMMASRDPGELGFYGFRNRKDHSYDGYAFANSALVKYPRLWDWLGAAGKHCVVLGVPQTYPPTPINGEMVTCFLTPSTKAQYTHPPELKAEVEAVTHGYVLDVDDFRTPDKERLLARCYEKTDKHLLLAKHLMRTRPWDFFMLVEMGVDRMHHGFWSYMDPEHHKYEAGNPFESAMLDYYRHVDRQLGEMLALCPPDTLVLVASDHGARRMDGGICFNEWLMREGYLTLAEPVTKPTPIGKVKIDWARTKAWGDGGYYGRLFMNVRGREPSGTIDPADYEKVRSDLVAGIEAITDPQGRKIGSKAYRPEDLYRKVNGVAPDLIVYFGNLGWRSVGAVGMGGIHTFENDTGPDEANHDWQGLFILTTNGAPAPLRGVQEGVTIYDVAPTLLRLLGQPIPDGLAGRSIV from the coding sequence GTGGCGCTCGGCATGACGTTCCCGAAGCTCCTCGTCATCGGGCTCGACTCGGCGGCGCCGGCCCTCGTGTTCGACCGCTGGCGGGACGAGCTGCCTACGCTGCGCGCGCTCCGGGAGCGAGGGGCCTGCGGCCGGCTCCTGTCGACCAATCCGCCCATCACCGTGCCGGCGTGGACGGCGATGATGGCGAGCCGCGATCCGGGCGAGCTCGGCTTCTACGGCTTCCGCAACCGCAAGGACCACTCGTACGACGGCTACGCGTTCGCGAACTCGGCGCTCGTCAAGTACCCGCGCCTGTGGGACTGGCTCGGGGCCGCGGGCAAGCACTGCGTCGTGCTCGGCGTGCCGCAGACCTACCCGCCGACGCCCATCAACGGCGAGATGGTGACCTGCTTTCTCACCCCGTCGACGAAGGCACAGTACACCCATCCGCCGGAGCTGAAGGCCGAGGTCGAGGCGGTGACGCACGGCTACGTGCTCGACGTCGACGACTTCCGGACGCCCGACAAGGAGCGCCTGCTCGCGCGCTGCTACGAGAAGACCGACAAGCACCTCTTGCTCGCCAAGCACCTCATGCGCACGCGGCCGTGGGACTTCTTCATGCTGGTCGAGATGGGTGTGGACCGGATGCACCACGGGTTCTGGAGCTACATGGACCCGGAGCACCACAAGTACGAGGCGGGCAATCCGTTCGAGAGCGCGATGCTCGACTACTACCGCCACGTCGATCGCCAGCTCGGAGAGATGCTCGCTCTCTGTCCGCCCGACACGCTCGTGCTCGTCGCCTCCGACCACGGCGCGCGCCGGATGGACGGCGGCATCTGCTTCAACGAGTGGCTCATGCGCGAGGGCTACCTCACGCTCGCCGAGCCGGTCACCAAGCCGACGCCCATCGGCAAGGTGAAGATCGACTGGGCCAGGACGAAGGCGTGGGGCGACGGCGGGTACTACGGCCGCCTCTTCATGAACGTGCGGGGCCGCGAGCCGTCGGGGACGATCGATCCCGCCGACTACGAGAAGGTGCGCTCGGACCTCGTCGCCGGCATCGAGGCGATCACGGACCCGCAGGGGCGGAAGATCGGCTCGAAGGCGTATCGGCCCGAGGACCTCTACCGAAAGGTGAACGGCGTCGCGCCCGATCTGATCGTCTACTTCGGCAACCTCGGCTGGCGCTCGGTCGGCGCGGTGGGCATGGGCGGCATCCACACGTTCGAGAACGACACCGGCCCGGACGAGGCCAACCACGACTGGCAGGGGCTCTTCATCCTCACCACCAACGGCGCGCCCGCGCCGCTGCGCGGCGTGCAGGAGGGCGTGACGATCTACGACGTCGCCCCCACGCTGCTGCGCCTGCTCGGGCAGCCGATTCCGGACGGCCTCGCCGGCCGTTCCATCGTCTGA
- a CDS encoding GTP-binding protein — protein MPTVAVDILTGFLGSGKTTLLRHVLDHGLRGKPVAVIMNEIGEIGIDGKVVTGLSAVEKMVELSSGCICCTIDDYRFDLAIQEIVDTVRPHVIIIESTGLADPEPLAYRVKTAGLGLDAVITVVDAAHVDRQLVEAEVTAAQIQAADFLVVNKLDLVDERALGALEKRLAKMNPRAERFRSVRGAIDSELLFATGVATFRDRTRTSSGHLHADGIGSFLYRTALPLDQERFTRLLDRLPREVLRAKGVVRFAGRDWQGLFNFTCGRHELAWVKLPNVEETQAVFIGRDLDRHEARIRAALAACETPQERSTNHV, from the coding sequence GTGCCGACCGTCGCCGTCGACATCCTGACCGGGTTTCTCGGAAGCGGAAAGACGACGCTGCTGCGCCACGTGCTCGATCACGGCCTGCGCGGCAAGCCGGTCGCCGTCATCATGAACGAGATCGGCGAGATCGGGATCGACGGCAAGGTGGTGACCGGCCTCTCTGCGGTCGAGAAGATGGTCGAGCTCTCGAGCGGCTGCATCTGCTGCACGATCGACGACTACCGGTTCGATCTCGCGATCCAGGAGATCGTCGACACCGTGCGCCCGCACGTGATCATCATCGAGTCGACGGGGCTCGCCGATCCCGAGCCGCTCGCCTATCGCGTGAAGACGGCCGGGCTCGGGCTCGACGCCGTCATCACGGTCGTGGATGCGGCACACGTCGATCGCCAGCTCGTCGAGGCCGAAGTGACGGCCGCGCAGATCCAGGCCGCCGACTTCCTGGTCGTGAACAAGCTCGACCTGGTCGACGAGCGTGCGCTGGGCGCGCTCGAGAAGCGGCTCGCGAAGATGAACCCGCGCGCCGAGCGCTTCCGCAGCGTGCGCGGCGCGATCGACAGCGAGCTCCTGTTCGCGACCGGGGTCGCGACCTTCCGCGACCGGACCCGCACCAGCTCGGGGCACCTACACGCCGACGGCATCGGGAGCTTCCTCTATCGGACCGCGCTCCCGCTCGATCAGGAACGCTTCACGCGCCTGCTCGATCGCCTGCCGCGCGAGGTGCTGCGCGCCAAGGGCGTCGTCCGCTTCGCCGGACGCGACTGGCAGGGCCTGTTCAACTTCACCTGCGGACGACACGAGCTCGCCTGGGTGAAGCTCCCGAACGTCGAGGAGACGCAGGCCGTGTTCATCGGCCGCGATCTCGATCGCCACGAGGCACGCATTCGGGCCGCGCTGGCGGCCTGCGAGACGCCGCAGGAGAGGAGCACGAACCATGTCTGA